TCGCGGATCTGGTCACACGAGCAGCAGCTGGGCACACACCAACAGGACGAGGACGAGGAGACATGAGGACCGACGAGAGCACACGACGCCCGGGCCACGCGGTGGCCGGCGTCTCGGCGACGGCAGGTGCGCCCGTCGCGACCGGACCGGTCCGGCCGTGACGACACCGAGCCACGTCCCGGTGCTCCTGGAGCGCGTCCTCGACCTCCTCGAGCCGTCCCTCGTGGGGGACCGCCCGGTCGTCGTCGACGCGACGCTGGGCCTCGGCGGGCACACCGAGGCGATGCTCAACCGCTTCCCGTCCGTGCACGTCATCGGCATCGACCGCGACCCCGACGCCCTGCAGCGGGCGCGCACGCGGCTCGCCGGTTTCGGCGACCGGGTGACCTACGCGCACGCGGTCTACGACGAGATCGCCGACGTCGTCCGCGACGCCGGGTTCGACTCCGTCTCCGGCGTCCTGTTCGACCTCGGTGTCTCCTCGATGCAGCTCGACGTCGCCGACCGCGGCTTCGCGTACGCCCAGGACGCGCCGCTCGACATGCGCATGAACCCCGAGGACGAGCTGACCGCCGCCGACATCCTCAACACGTACACCTCGCGCGACCTGACCCGGGTGCTGCGCGAGTACGGCGAGGAGAAGTTCG
Above is a genomic segment from Aeromicrobium chenweiae containing:
- the rsmH gene encoding 16S rRNA (cytosine(1402)-N(4))-methyltransferase RsmH encodes the protein MTTPSHVPVLLERVLDLLEPSLVGDRPVVVDATLGLGGHTEAMLNRFPSVHVIGIDRDPDALQRARTRLAGFGDRVTYAHAVYDEIADVVRDAGFDSVSGVLFDLGVSSMQLDVADRGFAYAQDAPLDMRMNPEDELTAADILNTYTSRDLTRVLREYGEEKFAKRIADTVVAEREKEPFTNSARLVDLVRDCIPQAARRTGGNPAKRTFQALRIEVNDELGVYRRALPAALEVLAPGGRVVVLAYHSLEDRITKRAFTEVTTTDVPRDMPFVPAGHEAKYRLVTRGAEMATEAEIEDNSRARSVRLRVAERIAA